The Cucumis melo cultivar AY chromosome 5, USDA_Cmelo_AY_1.0, whole genome shotgun sequence genome has a segment encoding these proteins:
- the LOC103491440 gene encoding uncharacterized protein LOC103491440: protein MLNILVFVTMRQQGQYSDSGLGAYSVSQMHHVPSQMVEQSHPDPFEGRLEAFTPEREHSYVASKNEDQWRWERDESKMPNSMTSHMFNEGQGQGGDATRSYFQSQRPNPKLGLEKGSNSDPRSQSHGKNMESRFGDGPLPQNFDGLEQKFIDDIIKLTKEQNDAEDEENARHRERILAINAQYEEQLAALRVRHAGRRDELLRRESTARQHQYQKGIMDHYPNGGIGPGDPRGNSGVTNLAASGQAHQNYESEHFDSFRERARFLGNSARDPNLDPRGSYPGGRVYDTVSRLCSNGNITWHVVVYIFLCLGQILTRWSHFSLSSSFSF from the exons ATGCTTAACATTTTG GTGTTCGTAACTATGAGACAGCAGGGGCAATATTCTGATTCAGGACTAGGCGCATATTCAGTTTCTCAAATGCATCATGTTCCCAGTCAAATGGTGGAACAAAGCCACCCTGATCCTTTTGAAGGACGGCTGGAAGCCTTCACTCCCGAGAGAGAGCATTCGTATGTAGCTTCAAAAAATGAGGATCAATGGAGATGGGAAAGAGATGAGTCGAAGATGCCAAATTCTATGACCTCTCACATGTTCAATGAAG GTCAAGGTCAAGGGGGTGATGCCACAAGATCTTACTTTCAAAGTCAGAGACCTAACCCAAAATTGGGTCTTGAGAAAGGAAGCAACAGCGACCCCAGATCTCAATCTCATGGAAAAAACATGGAAAGTAGGTTTGGAGACGGTCCACTGCCACAGAACTTTGACGGTCTCGAGCAGAAATTTATTGATGATATCATTAAATTGACTAAGGAGCAAAATGATGCAGAGGATGAGGAAAATGCTAGACATAGAGAG AGAATTTTGGCAATCAATGCTCAGTACGAGGAACAATTAGCAGCACTTCGAGTTCGACATGCTGGTCGTCGTGATGAGCTACTACGTAGGGAATCAACTGCACGGCAACATCAATACCAGAAGGGAATAATGGACCATTACCCGAATGGGGGCATTGGCCCAGGTGATCCTCGTGGCAATAGTGGAGTTACAAACTTAGCTGCTTCTGGACAAGCCCATCAAAATTATGAATCAGAACACTTTGATTCCTTCAGAGAACGAGCTCGATTTCTTGGGAATTCTGCGCGGGATCCTAATTTGGATCCTAGAGGTTCCTATCCAGGGGGCCGAGTTTACGACACTGTCTCACG GTTATGTTCCAATGGCAACATCACATGGCATGTGGTTGTGTACATTTTCCTTTGCCTCGGCCAGATCTTGACCAGGTGGTCTcacttttctctttcttcttctttttcattttag
- the LOC103491439 gene encoding probable receptor-like protein kinase At1g49730: MDPWIHRFRHRLLAWFHRSRSVPILYVRRFSYKEVKRATGGFNRVVYTNPRSAAYNAKFQDGRVALVKELRALNDNLFYTEVQLLGRLHHRHLLTLRGFSTAGHKRLLVFDEIGNGSLRDLLNDPLRTPLNWRMRLQIAAGVAAALEYLFLFTHPPMCHVSISSSTIMLDENFTAKISDVGFLCSPVNITGYPDAQQSDDFRDEKCGNIIYQLGVLILELITGQSSDGTGADLIRWIQGTNFARSMNKMIDPDLGNSFDYKDVRNLLSIARLCIKSREKPRFSVAQIFRYLQSKVDLTSY, encoded by the exons ATGGATCCATGGATTCACAGGTTCAGGCATCGCCTCCTCGCATGGTTTCACCGATCTCGTTCTG TGCCTATATTATACGTGAGGCGTTTTTCCTACAAGGAAGTAAAAAGGGCAACTGGTGGGTTCAATAGAGTTGTGTACACCAATCCTCGGAGTGCTGCTTATAATGCTAAATTTCAAGATGGCAGAGTTGCATTGGTAAAAGAGCTGAGAGCTTTGAATGACAATCTTTTTTATACAGAAGTCCAGCTCCTTGGACGCTTGCACCATCGCCATCTTCTTACATTGCGAGGCTTCTCCACGGCGGGCCATAAGAG ATTGCTCGTGTTTGACGAGATTGGAAATGGAAGCTTGAGGGATCTTCTTAATG ATCCTCTCAGGACTCCCTTGAATTGGAGGATGAGGCTACAAATAGCCGCAGGTGTGGCTGCTGCACTA GAATACTTGTTTCTTTTCACCCATCCTCCGATGTGTCACGTATCAATTAGCTCAAGCACTATTATGCTAGACGAAAATTTCACTGCAAAG ATATCTGATGTTGGCTTTCTCTGCTCCCCTGTAAACATCACTGGTTATCCAGATGCACAACAGTCAGATG ATTTTAGGGATGAAAAATGTGGAAACATTATTTACCAACTTGGAGTGCTGATCCTGGAACTGATAACCGGACAATCATCAGATGGAACAGGGGCTGATCTTATCAGGTGGATTCAAGGGACAAATTTTGCAAGATCAATGAACAAGATGATTGATCCTGATCTCGGAAATAGCTTCGACTACAAAGATGTGAGGAACCTTCTATCAATAgcaagattgtgtataaagtcAAGAGAAAAGCCAAGATTCTCCGTTGCTCAGATTTTTCGGTATCTGCAGAGTAAAGTAGATTTGACTAGCTACTAG
- the LOC103491438 gene encoding uncharacterized protein LOC103491438, translated as MATVRVFVTMPMKLLLLLLMVLLLVVHSEAANTNNVYQPCADTKIQRSDGFTFGIAFSSRDSFFSNQSHQLSPCDRRLSLASLNSQLAVFRPRVDQISLLSINTSDFFPDAFGGYMVAFAGRKYAARSQPAFVANNTFIVTSFTLVLEFQKGRLQNLYWKRDGCASCSGKSRSSYVCLNNQDCAIRTSSCRNRGGNVDCSLGIQLTFSGTDKHLAALNSWYEVKNLRQYSLYSVYSNLRDSLTSQYNRFF; from the exons ATGGCGACGGTGAGAGTCTTCGTAACAATGCCGATGAAGCTTCTGCTGCTGTTGCTAATGGTTCTGTTACTTGTTGTTCACTCTGAAGCTGCAAATACGAACAATGTATACCAACCTTGTGCGGACACTAAGATTCAGAGATCCGATGGATTCACCTTCGGAATCGCATTCTCTTCCAGAGACTCTTTCTTCTCTAACCAGTCTCATCAGCTCTCCCCGTGTGACCGTCGTCTTTCTCTTGCCTCGCTTAACTCACAGCTGGCAGTTTTTAGACCTAGAGTAGACCAGATCTCACTTCTCTCCATCAATACTTCCGATTTCTTTCCG GATGCTTTTGGTGGTTACATGGTGGCTTTTGCCGGAAGAAAGTATGCTGCAAGGTCTCAGCCTGCATTCGTCGCTAATAACACATTCATAGTGACGAGTTTCACCCTG GTACTCGAGTTTCAAAAGGGCAGGCTGCAGAACTTGTACTGGAAACGAGATGGATGTGCTTCATGCTCAGGTAAGTCGAGATCTAGTTATGTCTGCCTTAATAATCAGGATTGTGCCATTAGGACATCGAGTTGTAGAAACCGAGGGGGCAATGTGGATTGTAGTCTGGGAATACAGCTTACGTTTTCAGGCACGGATAAGCATCTTGCAGCGCTGAACTCCTGGTATGAAGTAAAAAATCTTCGACAATATTCCCTATATAGTGTGTATTCAAATCTCAGGGATTCTCTTACCAGCCAGTACAACAGGTTCTTCTAA